The DNA sequence ATGCATggcccgatgtagggcccgatggtcggcccgatggtcagatgcccattttgaattttttaaatttttttctatttataggactggtccgatgggcccgatgtagggcccgatggtcggcccgatggtcagatgcccactttattttttttaattttttttcattttataggactggcccgatgggcccgatgtagggcccgatgcccactttaatttatttttttttttataacaaagagagaagaagagagtggggAGGCGGTAATGTAaatgggggtattttagggatattCTAAAATGTGTCAGATCCCacaaatattaaatgttatgtgttttaaaaaaaaaaatattaagtatatgtaagtatagaaaatcaaatttccctattacATCAAGAATTGGAGAGATATTACTTAAAATTTAAAGCCTGCCCTGGTTATAACCTTAAAACTTATAGCAAATAAATTTGTCGAATTCTTCAAtgtcaaaaacaataaaaaaataatctttaGTTTAATTTCCCTCCTATTTAGTTGGGAATTTGTTCCTACTTTTTTTGGAAGCTTTGTACATAAATCATATTCCCCAGCAGCTGAATCAGCTTTGTTTACTTGCGAATAGGGCGATAATTCCCAGCATTAGAACCACTAGACCCGCCAAATTCACCATTAGGATTAGAAGAATTTCCAAGATGATTACCAGACATATTACTGCAGCCATAACCAGAAGTGCAACAACCATAACCACTGTGCATGGCACAATGATCAGCACCATTAACATAGACATGCATAGGCGTATATGGAATATATGCTGGCGGCCCATATAGGTATGCACCATAAAAACCGTAGAAACCAGGATAATTTCCATAGTAACTTGCCCCAAACTTACAATAAGCTTCATGATCCCAATAGACTTGTTCCATTTTACCGTTGTATTGATCTCCATAATGGGATCCCTCATGTCCAGCTCCAGCTGCAGATGCCCCATTAGACTTTGTAGTAGCAGCATTGTTGCTGTAATTGTTGCCAGCACTTTCaggattaaatttttttagttccacctatgaaaaaaataaattacaattcATGAATGTTTACTTCATAGCAATTACCTTCTCATGAATATAaacatcaaaatattattttacactTGATAAATCAGTACAAAAACGTACCTTAGCTTAGCATAAGATAATGTTAAACactttattttctatatttatattaatatacgtctattttaattatgtaaAAGATATCCAATGTATTGTACCTTTTTTCCTCCAAGTACATGTACTGTATCCTCCTTTAAGATTTTTTCAACAGCATCTTCACTGCTAAATGTAACAAACCCAAAACCTCTAGATCGCCCACTCTTAGGACATCGTATGATCTGAGTGCGAACAATGTCATCGTACTTTTTAAAATACTCCTCCAATTGATCTGCAGTATGCTATACtatggtaaaaataaaatggagAAGCTACTTATCACGGATCATAAGACAAAAGAAGATTATAAGGTTCAATAACAGCACCATTGCTCAAACACACCGATAATCCACCAACAAAAATCATTTTCTTGTCAGATGGCGCCTTCATTGAGTCCTTAGGAACTGTCCTTTTGACATCTACCTGATAGAGAAGCATTTTCTTTACCAATCAATTAACAGAGTGGAATGTGATACCTAAAGCTG is a window from the Cannabis sativa cultivar Pink pepper isolate KNU-18-1 chromosome 1, ASM2916894v1, whole genome shotgun sequence genome containing:
- the LOC115706997 gene encoding uncharacterized protein LOC115706997, whose translation is MGSELDQYENGAAMVDLPTGPNYSASGRKLFVGGVSWSTSKGQFEKYFSQFGEITDSVIILNKHSGNPRGFGFVTFANPTDADKVIEQDHVIDGKKVDVKRTVPKDSMKAPSDKKMIFVGGLSVCLSNDQLEEYFKKYDDIVRTQIIRCPKSGRSRGFGFVTFSSEDAVEKILKEDTVHVLGGKKVELKKFNPESAGNNYSNNAATTKSNGASAAGAGHEGSHYGDQYNGKMEQVYWDHEAYCKFGASYYGNYPGFYGFYGAYLYGPPAYIPYTPMHVYVNGADHCAMHSGYGCCTSGYGCSNMSGNHLGNSSNPNGEFGGSSGSNAGNYRPIRK